The following coding sequences lie in one Alloacidobacterium dinghuense genomic window:
- a CDS encoding SRPBCC domain-containing protein, whose translation MGDLEQYAPGPAHGAQVQKDGEKWTLVLIRELHHSPETIWRALTDPARLREWAPFDADGSLGKAGATVNLTTVGVPTLHVTETTVMRADAPEALEYNWGKFNVRWELKPLDGGTRLTLWHNIDRRFIAMGAAGWHICIDVLDHLLNGTPIGRMVGPDVAKFVGWQRLNAEYAELFGIKTPSWPKTAQKF comes from the coding sequence ATGGGCGATCTTGAACAGTATGCACCAGGTCCGGCCCATGGAGCGCAGGTACAAAAGGACGGCGAGAAATGGACGCTTGTTCTGATCAGAGAACTGCACCACTCGCCGGAAACAATCTGGAGGGCGCTGACTGATCCTGCGCGTTTGCGCGAGTGGGCTCCCTTTGACGCGGATGGCAGCCTCGGTAAGGCTGGAGCTACGGTGAACCTCACCACCGTGGGAGTTCCCACGCTGCACGTTACCGAGACAACCGTGATGCGAGCCGACGCACCCGAGGCGCTGGAGTACAACTGGGGCAAATTCAATGTCCGGTGGGAGCTCAAACCCCTTGATGGCGGGACGCGCCTGACGCTGTGGCACAACATCGATCGCCGCTTCATCGCAATGGGTGCTGCCGGGTGGCACATTTGTATCGACGTTCTGGATCACCTCCTTAACGGAACTCCCATCGGGCGCATGGTCGGTCCAGACGTGGCGAAGTTCGTCGGCTGGCAGCGGCTGAACGCGGAGTACGCCGAGCTGTTCGGTATTAAAACGCCTAGCTGGCCTAAGACGGCCCAAAAGTTCTGA
- the carA gene encoding glutamine-hydrolyzing carbamoyl-phosphate synthase small subunit → MQAILALEDGRIFRGEGYGAKGECYGEVVFNTSLTGYQEIFTDPSYAGQIVVLTNPQIGNYGTNSADNEANKPYIEGLVTREFSPISSNWRSQQVADEYLERFNVPVISEIDTRALVRHLRNNGVMRGVISSIETDPEVLVQKARSIRKMDGTDLASVVTTKTRYEWEPEVDPLESEENAVGLPRPDLHVVAYDYGIKRNILRMLSKEGCRVTVVPAQTSAEDVLAMNPDGVFLSNGPGDPEPLAYAQETIRQLAGKKPIFGICLGHQLIGLALGGKTFKLKFGHHGGNHPVQQTETGKVEITSQNHNYAVDAASINQEELELTHVNLNDNTVEGLRHKSLPLFSVQYHPEASPGPHDSHYLFRDFRKMMEDFKR, encoded by the coding sequence ATGCAGGCTATACTTGCGCTCGAAGACGGGCGCATCTTCCGCGGCGAAGGCTACGGGGCCAAAGGCGAGTGCTACGGCGAAGTCGTTTTCAATACATCGTTAACCGGCTATCAGGAAATTTTCACCGATCCTTCCTACGCCGGACAGATTGTCGTTCTTACCAATCCGCAGATCGGCAACTACGGAACCAATTCTGCTGACAACGAAGCCAACAAGCCTTATATCGAAGGCCTTGTCACGCGCGAATTCTCGCCGATCAGTTCGAACTGGCGCTCGCAGCAGGTGGCAGATGAATACCTTGAGCGCTTCAACGTTCCCGTTATTTCCGAGATTGATACGCGCGCTCTTGTGCGCCACCTGCGCAACAACGGCGTGATGCGCGGCGTCATTTCGTCGATCGAAACCGATCCCGAAGTGCTCGTGCAGAAGGCTCGTTCGATCCGCAAGATGGATGGGACCGATCTTGCGAGTGTCGTCACCACCAAGACGCGCTACGAATGGGAGCCGGAAGTCGATCCGCTCGAGTCGGAAGAAAACGCTGTGGGACTGCCGAGGCCCGATCTCCACGTCGTGGCCTACGACTACGGCATCAAACGAAACATTCTTCGCATGTTGTCGAAGGAAGGCTGTCGCGTAACCGTGGTTCCCGCGCAGACTTCAGCAGAAGATGTTCTGGCCATGAATCCCGACGGTGTCTTCCTGTCGAACGGTCCGGGCGATCCGGAGCCGCTTGCCTACGCGCAGGAGACAATCCGGCAGCTGGCAGGAAAGAAGCCGATCTTCGGAATTTGCCTCGGGCACCAGCTCATCGGGCTGGCGCTGGGTGGCAAGACCTTCAAGCTGAAGTTTGGGCACCACGGCGGCAATCATCCGGTGCAGCAGACAGAGACGGGCAAGGTCGAGATCACCAGCCAGAACCACAACTATGCAGTGGATGCAGCTTCGATCAATCAGGAAGAGCTCGAATTGACACACGTCAACCTGAATGACAATACCGTCGAAGGGCTGCGCCACAAATCGCTCCCGCTCTTCAGCGTGCAGTACCATCCTGAAGCCAGTCCCGGGCCGCACGATTCGCACTATCTCTTCCGCGATTTCCGGAAGATGATGGAAGATTTTAAGAGGTAA
- a CDS encoding serine hydrolase: MRFLFVIFLLMSASATLHAQEDTALKANLQALIQTHQGHVTLYACDLKSGKTVAINEDTPVPTASVIKLAVLFEALKQVQKGKAHFEDKLTLTKANQVEGSGVLMFFDAPQTLTLKDVLTMMIIVSDNTATNVAIDYLGLKNIDDRIQWLGLKDTWLYKKVSLPAAGPVPADQKQFGLGKTTAREMAGIMEHFATCNLNAPGSSAKPTEQDEKLCAAAMHMLKNQFYRNSIPRYLETIDTTEGESKIANKTGALDEVRNDVGVVFARNGPIVISEFTYGNQDKSWTPDNEAEVLLAKLAKTIVDGWQ; this comes from the coding sequence ATGCGATTTCTGTTTGTAATATTTCTTCTGATGTCTGCTTCTGCGACACTGCATGCGCAGGAAGACACGGCGCTCAAAGCAAATTTGCAGGCTCTAATCCAGACTCACCAGGGCCATGTGACCCTCTACGCGTGCGACTTGAAGAGCGGAAAGACCGTAGCCATCAATGAAGACACCCCGGTGCCGACGGCCTCAGTCATCAAGCTGGCAGTCCTGTTTGAAGCCCTCAAGCAGGTTCAGAAAGGCAAAGCCCATTTCGAGGACAAGCTTACGCTGACGAAAGCCAACCAGGTGGAGGGCTCCGGCGTGCTGATGTTCTTCGACGCGCCGCAAACCCTGACGTTAAAAGATGTTCTGACGATGATGATTATTGTCAGCGACAACACTGCGACCAACGTCGCCATCGACTACCTGGGCCTCAAAAACATCGATGACCGAATTCAGTGGCTCGGCCTGAAAGACACGTGGCTCTATAAGAAAGTCTCCTTGCCGGCGGCAGGTCCCGTTCCTGCCGATCAGAAGCAATTCGGCCTGGGCAAAACTACAGCGCGTGAAATGGCCGGGATCATGGAGCACTTCGCTACCTGCAATCTGAATGCGCCGGGCAGCTCGGCCAAGCCGACCGAACAGGACGAGAAGCTTTGCGCCGCAGCCATGCATATGTTGAAGAACCAGTTCTATCGCAACAGCATTCCCCGATACCTCGAAACCATTGATACGACAGAGGGTGAGTCCAAAATTGCCAACAAAACGGGAGCTTTAGATGAGGTCCGCAACGATGTAGGAGTGGTCTTCGCCAGGAATGGCCCGATCGTCATTTCTGAATTCACCTATGGCAACCAGGACAAGAGCTGGACGCCGGACAACGAAGCCGAAGTCCTCTTGGCCAAGCTTGCAAAGACCATCGTAGATGGCTGGCAATAG
- a CDS encoding SRPBCC family protein: MSSPVESPTTLVVERVFPHPPEKLWRALTESPLLAQWMLSNDFEPVVGRRFQFRTEPKPNWNGVVDCEVLIVDPHQRLSYTWGVGESEAGLQWVVLWTLTPAEGGTHVRMEQSGFGPDQKTAYQGAKYGWQKFFDGLERVLGGLQ, encoded by the coding sequence ATGAGCAGCCCTGTCGAGAGTCCCACCACCCTTGTGGTCGAGAGGGTATTCCCGCATCCACCCGAGAAGCTGTGGCGGGCGCTCACGGAGAGCCCCCTCCTCGCGCAATGGATGCTGAGCAATGACTTTGAGCCAGTGGTCGGGCGGAGGTTTCAATTCCGGACGGAGCCCAAGCCGAACTGGAATGGTGTTGTCGACTGCGAGGTGCTGATCGTCGATCCACACCAACGCCTGTCCTATACATGGGGTGTTGGGGAAAGCGAAGCCGGGCTTCAATGGGTGGTGCTCTGGACGCTGACTCCTGCGGAGGGCGGCACGCACGTTCGCATGGAGCAGTCCGGCTTCGGTCCCGATCAGAAGACAGCTTATCAGGGTGCAAAGTACGGATGGCAGAAATTCTTCGATGGTCTAGAGCGTGTGCTCGGAGGGCTTCAATGA
- a CDS encoding DinB family protein: MPGDDRILRDHLLELLRGGSAHIDFKSAMKDFPPELYGKKPEGTPYSAWQLLEHLRIALHDILDFCVNPKYTAMEWPEDFWPKDAAPPSNEAWRSSVRAIEADIAEFERLTGDPHSNLYAKIPWGDGQTLLREILLAADHNSYHLGQLVMLKKQLEA, translated from the coding sequence ATGCCCGGCGACGACCGTATCCTTCGTGATCATCTTCTCGAACTTCTGCGCGGCGGCAGCGCACACATCGATTTCAAATCCGCAATGAAAGATTTCCCGCCTGAGCTATACGGCAAGAAGCCGGAAGGCACCCCGTATAGTGCGTGGCAGTTGCTCGAGCACTTGCGTATTGCACTGCACGACATTCTGGACTTCTGCGTTAACCCCAAATACACCGCGATGGAATGGCCGGAAGATTTCTGGCCCAAGGATGCGGCGCCACCTTCAAACGAGGCATGGAGATCTTCGGTGCGGGCGATCGAAGCGGATATTGCCGAGTTTGAACGGCTCACCGGCGATCCCCACTCGAACCTTTACGCAAAGATTCCCTGGGGCGATGGGCAGACTTTGCTGCGCGAGATTCTGCTGGCTGCCGATCACAACAGCTATCACCTCGGGCAGTTGGTAATGCTTAAGAAGCAGCTGGAGGCTTGA
- the lepB gene encoding signal peptidase I: MNEESVQQETKTNPRHHLQLWLRDFIISVMASFFIITFLYQPVKVEGTSMQPELRDQDRLFVNKFAYDFEKISRGDVVVFYYPRDTQKSYIKRVIALPGDNIRIDDGRVYVNGQRIDESYVPKRFRDARSMADMVVPPEEYFVMGDHRSISSDSRDFGPVTRKLIYGKAAFIYWPADNMGVIK; encoded by the coding sequence ATGAACGAAGAAAGCGTGCAACAAGAAACAAAAACAAATCCGCGCCACCACCTTCAGCTGTGGTTGCGTGACTTCATCATTTCGGTGATGGCCTCATTTTTCATCATCACCTTCCTCTACCAACCGGTGAAGGTCGAAGGCACCAGCATGCAGCCAGAGCTGCGTGATCAGGACCGTCTCTTCGTCAATAAGTTTGCCTACGATTTCGAGAAGATTTCCCGCGGCGACGTGGTCGTCTTCTACTATCCGCGCGACACGCAGAAGAGCTATATCAAGCGCGTCATCGCGCTTCCCGGCGATAACATCCGCATCGACGATGGCCGGGTCTACGTCAACGGTCAGCGGATCGACGAGTCCTACGTCCCCAAGCGCTTCCGCGATGCACGCTCAATGGCTGACATGGTCGTTCCGCCTGAGGAATACTTTGTGATGGGTGACCATCGCTCCATCTCCAGCGACAGCCGCGACTTCGGCCCCGTCACCCGCAAGCTCATCTACGGCAAAGCAGCCTTCATCTACTGGCCGGCCGATAATATGGGCGTCATAAAATAG
- a CDS encoding serine hydrolase domain-containing protein: MTLPLANLDQRTRFAAAHAVLGQAVIDRAFPGAAYGVLLDGQVVVLSAVGRFTYDADAPTVTPDTVFDLASVTKVMATTSMAMLLFDRGILDLDMPLGEILPAFVIGRAPGSGKERVTIRMLLAHSSGLPAYARLFEQHTSANALLRACLQLPLEVAPGTRADYSDIGFILLGKALEVLAGDHLARYCQREIFTPLGLTSSYFCPPASMRTQIPSTEIDTTFRRRKIQGDVHDEHAFVLGGYGGHAGLFANALDVLHFASCILSDGRTATGEQLFRPDTVHLFVTRESEPIGTSRALGWDTPTAPSSSGKHFSPSSIGHLGYTGTSLWIDRERRLAVTLLTNRTWPDRSNKAIQQIRPAFHDAIYIGL; this comes from the coding sequence ATGACTTTGCCACTTGCCAACCTAGACCAGCGAACTCGCTTTGCGGCTGCGCATGCAGTTTTAGGACAAGCGGTGATCGACCGCGCCTTTCCCGGAGCGGCATATGGAGTTTTGCTCGATGGGCAGGTTGTGGTTTTGAGCGCGGTCGGACGCTTCACCTACGATGCCGATGCGCCGACAGTGACACCAGATACAGTCTTCGATCTCGCCAGCGTCACCAAAGTTATGGCAACGACTTCGATGGCTATGCTGCTGTTTGATCGCGGCATCCTTGATCTTGATATGCCGCTCGGCGAGATACTTCCGGCGTTCGTAATAGGACGCGCGCCAGGAAGCGGTAAAGAGCGCGTGACCATCCGCATGCTGTTGGCGCATTCGTCTGGATTGCCTGCGTATGCTCGCCTGTTCGAGCAGCACACTTCTGCAAACGCGCTGTTGCGTGCATGCTTACAATTGCCACTCGAAGTTGCGCCGGGAACAAGGGCTGATTATTCGGACATTGGGTTTATTCTGCTGGGCAAGGCGCTCGAGGTGTTGGCCGGTGACCACCTGGCAAGATATTGTCAGCGGGAGATTTTCACTCCGCTCGGATTAACCAGCAGCTACTTCTGCCCGCCGGCTTCGATGCGCACGCAGATTCCATCAACCGAAATCGATACAACGTTTCGTAGGCGCAAGATTCAAGGTGACGTGCACGACGAACACGCATTTGTGCTGGGCGGCTACGGCGGTCACGCTGGACTCTTTGCAAATGCACTCGATGTTTTGCACTTTGCCTCGTGCATTTTGTCAGATGGCCGCACGGCAACCGGAGAGCAACTGTTTCGGCCTGACACAGTGCATCTCTTTGTGACACGGGAAAGCGAACCGATTGGAACATCGCGTGCACTCGGATGGGACACGCCGACTGCGCCCTCATCGTCGGGAAAACATTTCAGCCCATCCTCGATTGGCCACCTTGGATACACGGGGACATCGCTCTGGATCGATCGAGAGAGAAGGCTTGCCGTCACGCTGTTGACGAATCGCACATGGCCGGATCGTTCTAATAAAGCGATTCAGCAAATACGTCCGGCCTTTCACGATGCAATTTACATTGGCCTGTGA
- a CDS encoding VOC family protein, with protein sequence MKIKVTSVYVDDQEKALRFYTDILGFVKKNDFSQGPYRWLTVASAEDPNGTELQLALNNNPAAKTYQQALFQQNQPAAMFFTDNLQADYERMKEHGAEFTMPPTDVTASKIAMLKDTCGNLIQVTQLMWQG encoded by the coding sequence ATGAAAATCAAAGTGACCAGCGTATATGTGGACGACCAGGAGAAGGCCCTGCGCTTCTATACCGACATACTGGGCTTTGTGAAGAAAAACGACTTCAGCCAGGGGCCGTATCGCTGGCTCACGGTAGCCTCAGCAGAAGACCCGAACGGCACGGAGCTGCAACTGGCGCTCAACAATAATCCGGCTGCCAAAACCTACCAGCAGGCCCTGTTCCAGCAAAATCAGCCTGCGGCCATGTTCTTCACCGACAACTTGCAGGCCGACTACGAGCGAATGAAAGAGCACGGCGCCGAGTTCACCATGCCACCCACGGACGTGACCGCATCCAAGATCGCCATGCTGAAGGACACCTGTGGCAATCTGATTCAGGTGACGCAGCTGATGTGGCAGGGCTAA
- a CDS encoding DUF333 domain-containing protein, with translation MILRPRSLLAFAVLASSMIAVSQTQNNEQQEKFAAMTKTMHVMGTFRGTTPCADCSGIITTLTLYQKDPNNYIDAVYRLQLKYIDRGSFTKYGEWTILRGRPGDDNATVYQLDPDGPGKQYYLRVGDKTLQQLDGDMKPIDSKLNFTLKRIGGSQSKNIGMPNPASVNCTKQGGTLKIETGKDGGQIGICTFPNGKQCEEWALMRSECNPNEK, from the coding sequence ATGATTCTTCGTCCTCGAAGCCTCCTCGCTTTCGCCGTTCTAGCTTCTTCGATGATCGCCGTCAGCCAGACCCAGAATAACGAGCAGCAAGAAAAATTTGCAGCCATGACGAAGACAATGCATGTGATGGGAACGTTTCGGGGCACAACTCCGTGCGCGGATTGTAGCGGCATTATCACTACCCTCACGCTCTACCAGAAAGACCCGAACAATTACATCGACGCTGTCTACCGGCTGCAGTTGAAATACATCGACCGCGGCAGCTTCACGAAATACGGCGAGTGGACCATCCTTCGCGGCCGGCCCGGCGACGACAACGCAACGGTTTACCAGCTCGATCCGGATGGACCGGGCAAGCAGTACTATCTGCGCGTGGGCGATAAAACCCTGCAGCAACTCGACGGCGACATGAAGCCGATCGACTCAAAGCTCAACTTCACACTCAAGCGCATCGGCGGGTCGCAAAGTAAAAACATCGGCATGCCGAATCCCGCTTCGGTTAACTGCACCAAACAAGGCGGCACTCTGAAGATCGAGACGGGAAAAGATGGCGGCCAGATTGGCATTTGCACCTTTCCGAACGGGAAGCAGTGCGAAGAGTGGGCGTTGATGCGGAGTGAGTGCAACCCGAATGAGAAATAG
- the murA gene encoding UDP-N-acetylglucosamine 1-carboxyvinyltransferase translates to MDKYVIRGGNPLIGTVRVSGAKNSALPCMAAAILTEDEVILENIPQVRDIETERKLLVSMGAEVELGYGRAQHRTSISCRVLSDPVAKYEIVKTMRASSLVLGPLVARTGLARVAMPGGCAIGGRPIDLHIKGLETMGAQIGYEHGYIEARAERLKGAHIVFDKITVTGTEDLLMAAVLAEGETVMENCAREPEVTDLAALLTAMGAKIEGAGTSKIRVQGVEKLHGARHRINPDRIEAGTFLVAGAITGGDLCVANCNPAHLGALIAKLEEAGVRVEILGKDQIRVRSEGNLKAADISTEEYPGFPTDMQAQYMALATQAEGTSVVTENIFENRFMHVQELVRMGANIKVDGRSATVRGKSPLSSAAVMCSDLRASASLVLAALVADGESILDRVYHMDRGYEHIEEKLRGVGAQIRRMGNVFADRRETVAVEA, encoded by the coding sequence ATGGACAAATATGTGATTCGCGGGGGCAACCCCCTCATCGGCACAGTTCGCGTCAGCGGCGCGAAGAACTCTGCGCTTCCCTGTATGGCCGCGGCCATTCTTACCGAGGACGAAGTGATCCTCGAAAACATTCCGCAGGTGCGCGATATCGAAACCGAGCGTAAACTTCTCGTCTCGATGGGCGCCGAGGTGGAGCTTGGCTACGGGCGCGCCCAACATCGCACTTCGATTAGTTGCCGCGTGCTCTCCGATCCTGTGGCGAAGTACGAAATTGTTAAAACCATGCGCGCTTCGTCGCTGGTGCTTGGACCGTTGGTTGCACGCACCGGGCTTGCACGCGTTGCTATGCCTGGCGGTTGCGCGATTGGCGGACGTCCGATCGATCTGCATATCAAAGGGCTGGAGACGATGGGAGCGCAGATCGGCTATGAGCATGGCTACATCGAAGCCCGCGCTGAGCGGCTCAAAGGCGCGCACATTGTCTTCGACAAGATCACGGTTACCGGGACCGAAGATTTGCTGATGGCCGCGGTGCTGGCAGAGGGTGAGACGGTCATGGAGAACTGTGCTCGCGAGCCGGAGGTGACTGATCTTGCTGCGCTCCTAACCGCAATGGGGGCCAAGATTGAAGGCGCAGGCACCTCGAAGATTCGTGTGCAGGGAGTTGAGAAGCTGCACGGTGCTCGGCACCGCATCAATCCGGATCGCATTGAGGCTGGGACTTTCCTCGTTGCGGGCGCGATTACGGGTGGCGACCTGTGCGTGGCAAATTGCAACCCGGCGCATCTCGGTGCGCTCATCGCCAAACTTGAGGAAGCGGGTGTCCGCGTCGAAATCCTGGGCAAGGACCAGATTCGCGTGCGCAGCGAAGGCAATTTGAAGGCTGCCGATATCTCGACCGAAGAGTATCCAGGCTTCCCCACCGACATGCAGGCGCAGTATATGGCGCTGGCCACGCAAGCAGAAGGTACGTCGGTCGTGACGGAAAATATCTTCGAAAATCGTTTTATGCATGTACAGGAACTTGTCCGCATGGGAGCGAACATCAAAGTGGATGGGCGCTCGGCTACCGTGCGCGGCAAATCGCCGCTCTCATCGGCGGCGGTCATGTGTTCGGATCTGCGCGCCTCCGCTTCGCTGGTGCTCGCTGCTCTCGTCGCCGACGGGGAATCGATCCTGGATCGGGTGTATCACATGGATCGCGGTTACGAGCACATCGAGGAAAAGCTGCGGGGCGTAGGCGCCCAGATCCGACGCATGGGTAATGTCTTTGCTGACCGGCGCGAAACGGTTGCGGTCGAAGCATAA
- a CDS encoding ArsR/SmtB family transcription factor → MKPANANYVFRALADPTRRAIFEELTRQGEQTVHALTRYAGVSQPAVSKHLTVLKGARLVRHRREGRETHYRAQPDALAPMVDWLNLYGAFWRDRFDRLEALLERME, encoded by the coding sequence GTGAAGCCGGCCAATGCCAATTACGTGTTCCGTGCTCTCGCCGATCCGACGCGCAGGGCTATCTTCGAGGAACTGACGCGGCAGGGCGAACAGACCGTCCACGCATTGACTCGCTACGCGGGCGTGTCCCAGCCCGCTGTCTCGAAACACCTGACCGTGCTGAAGGGAGCGAGGCTGGTACGGCATCGCCGCGAGGGACGCGAAACGCACTATCGCGCGCAGCCTGACGCGCTGGCGCCGATGGTGGACTGGCTGAATCTCTATGGCGCCTTCTGGCGCGACCGGTTTGACCGGCTTGAAGCCCTTTTGGAAAGGATGGAGTAA
- a CDS encoding REP-associated tyrosine transposase produces MRLKREPATRNRQTYFVTSETSERRPFFRYERWSKLFLETLYSYRAAGNFQLHEFVLPDHFHLIITPEGSLEKAVQLIKGGFSRHASLQFETKHNIWQRGFADHRIRDIEDFQKHKHYIWLNPVKAKLCTIGQEYAYSSAFPGYQLDAIPQGLKPRAIDEAHGTAEAVPLQRLRPVSDQNSETFGAGTTPDQNY; encoded by the coding sequence GTGAGGCTCAAGCGAGAACCAGCGACGAGAAACCGCCAAACCTATTTCGTCACTTCCGAGACGAGTGAACGGCGGCCATTCTTCCGTTACGAACGTTGGTCGAAATTGTTTCTTGAGACCCTCTACAGCTATCGAGCGGCAGGCAATTTTCAACTGCACGAATTTGTCCTGCCCGACCATTTCCATCTCATCATTACGCCAGAAGGGAGTCTCGAAAAAGCAGTGCAACTCATCAAAGGTGGATTTTCAAGACACGCCTCATTGCAGTTTGAAACGAAACATAACATCTGGCAGCGAGGATTCGCCGATCACAGGATTCGAGATATTGAAGACTTCCAGAAGCACAAGCATTACATCTGGTTGAATCCGGTAAAGGCAAAATTGTGCACGATTGGCCAGGAATATGCATACAGCTCGGCATTTCCGGGGTATCAACTGGATGCAATCCCTCAGGGGCTAAAGCCCCGTGCTATAGACGAGGCGCATGGCACGGCTGAAGCCGTGCCCCTTCAAAGATTGAGACCTGTTTCAGATCAGAATTCAGAGACTTTTGGAGCAGGGACTACTCCCGACCAGAATTATTAA
- the murQ gene encoding N-acetylmuramic acid 6-phosphate etherase, whose product MATITPAPPAESHRTSNGHSSHISPVTNLQDLITESPNDASQGFDTKSAVEIARIINHEDAKVAAAVKKALPEIALVIDAVARSLRDGGRLIYVGAGSSGRIAALDSCECPPYFSNSPQQIQYIMAGGPKALASPVEVNEDSEELGQRDIARRRPTRKDVVLGLSASGRTPYVVSAVAYARARGAKTACITCNHNTPLEGAADIAIIADVGPEVISGSTRMKAATAQKMITNMITTGAMTRLGYVYENLMVNVHMQNSKLVERGISILMRACKIDRDTAVRTIKSAGRSVPVALVMLKANVDKPEAVRRLAQSDGNVRRAIEDSVMDL is encoded by the coding sequence ATGGCAACCATAACACCTGCTCCACCGGCCGAGTCACACCGCACAAGTAACGGACACTCTTCACATATCTCACCCGTAACCAACCTTCAGGATCTGATCACGGAAAGCCCTAACGATGCATCGCAGGGCTTTGATACGAAGTCGGCTGTGGAGATTGCCCGCATCATCAATCATGAGGATGCCAAGGTCGCAGCCGCCGTCAAGAAGGCGCTGCCGGAGATTGCGCTGGTGATCGATGCGGTGGCGCGAAGCCTGCGCGACGGGGGACGCCTCATCTATGTTGGAGCAGGATCAAGCGGACGTATTGCAGCACTCGACTCGTGCGAATGTCCTCCTTACTTCTCGAATTCGCCACAACAGATTCAATACATCATGGCGGGTGGCCCTAAGGCTCTTGCATCGCCGGTCGAAGTCAACGAGGATTCGGAAGAACTCGGACAGCGGGACATCGCGCGCCGTCGTCCCACCAGGAAAGACGTGGTGCTCGGACTTTCTGCGAGCGGACGCACCCCTTACGTCGTCTCTGCCGTCGCTTATGCTCGCGCGCGGGGAGCGAAGACTGCCTGCATTACCTGCAATCACAACACTCCGTTGGAAGGTGCAGCCGACATCGCGATCATCGCCGACGTTGGACCGGAAGTGATTTCCGGTTCCACACGCATGAAGGCCGCAACGGCGCAGAAGATGATCACCAACATGATCACAACCGGCGCCATGACTCGACTCGGATATGTGTATGAGAACCTGATGGTCAACGTACACATGCAGAATTCGAAGCTGGTTGAGCGTGGCATCAGTATTCTGATGCGCGCCTGCAAGATCGATCGCGATACGGCCGTGCGTACCATCAAGTCCGCCGGACGAAGTGTTCCCGTGGCGCTGGTGATGCTGAAGGCCAATGTCGACAAGCCCGAGGCAGTGCGCCGGTTGGCTCAGTCCGATGGAAACGTCCGCCGGGCAATTGAAGATTCGGTAATGGATCTGTAG
- a CDS encoding VWA domain-containing protein has protein sequence MAQETVFHSEVHLVNMTFSVRGPDGKTAAGLAVDDFEVFEDGAPQKIRFFAREDQLPLSLGLIVDVSDSQDKFLKRHQHDIEIFLKGILRPSDQAFAVCFGNHLRLVSDTTSSVSQIMDGLKSFDKGDMDFPEIGPKEERELGTALYDAIYFSVEEKLQSDNNRRRALILFTDGEENSSEHDLIDAISVAQDSDVLIFAVRYTQTKHGAMNARNKYGMRVLGHLAAQTGGSDFDGLHTDLPEAFQQISDELRSLYSIAYQSTNKAQDGTFRKVVIQPKQSNLTVRAKAGYYAR, from the coding sequence ATGGCGCAGGAAACTGTTTTCCATTCAGAAGTGCATCTGGTCAACATGACCTTCAGCGTTCGTGGTCCTGACGGAAAAACCGCAGCTGGTCTGGCAGTCGATGATTTCGAAGTTTTTGAAGATGGCGCGCCGCAGAAGATCCGGTTTTTCGCGCGTGAAGATCAGCTGCCGCTTTCTCTGGGACTCATCGTGGATGTCAGCGATAGTCAGGATAAGTTTCTAAAACGCCATCAACACGATATCGAAATCTTTTTGAAAGGAATTTTGCGCCCAAGCGATCAGGCGTTCGCAGTCTGCTTCGGGAATCATCTCCGCCTGGTCAGCGACACCACTTCTTCCGTCTCGCAGATCATGGACGGTCTGAAGAGTTTCGACAAAGGCGACATGGATTTTCCGGAGATTGGGCCTAAAGAGGAGCGAGAACTTGGCACGGCGCTCTATGACGCTATCTATTTCAGCGTTGAAGAGAAGCTTCAGAGTGACAACAATCGCCGCCGGGCTCTGATTCTATTCACGGATGGAGAGGAAAACTCCAGCGAGCACGACCTGATCGATGCCATCTCCGTGGCACAAGATTCCGATGTTCTGATCTTTGCGGTTCGCTACACGCAGACAAAGCATGGCGCGATGAATGCACGGAATAAGTACGGTATGCGCGTGCTGGGGCATCTTGCAGCGCAGACCGGCGGTTCAGATTTCGATGGACTGCACACCGATCTGCCGGAAGCCTTTCAGCAGATCAGCGACGAGTTGCGCTCTCTTTATTCCATCGCCTACCAGTCCACGAACAAGGCCCAGGATGGAACGTTTCGGAAAGTGGTGATTCAACCGAAACAAAGCAATTTGACGGTTCGTGCTAAGGCCGGATACTACGCCCGATAA